In a single window of the Elaeis guineensis isolate ETL-2024a chromosome 8, EG11, whole genome shotgun sequence genome:
- the LOC105035368 gene encoding uncharacterized protein isoform X2, with protein sequence MALNPQLFANGMPVPFVGEMFVLARDGVDFEIDKIPGAHGGHVKARGTIYLSNICLVFVAKKPVGNFVAFDMPLVVPDDQRRSLYSTHSFKILFKEGGCGTFVPLFLNLIASVRQYNQHMANSAPTASRVDPLQAAQTPVEDMMRHAYVDPNDPTKIFLQQPTPESQLRRRTYHSQPAENSYKV encoded by the exons ATGGCTTTGAATCCACAGCTGTTCGCCAATGGGATGCCCGTCCCCTTCGTGGGCGAGATGTTCGTGCTGGCCCGGGATGGTGTCGACTTCGAGATCGACAAAATCCCCGG AGCTCATGGTGGTCATGTCAAAGCAAGGGGAACTATTTACTTGTCAAATATATGTTTGGTATTCGTTGCTAAGAAACCTGTTGGCAACTTTGTGGCTTTCGATATGCCCCTG GTAGTTCCAGATGATCAGCGCAGGTCTCTCTATTCCACTCATTCCTTCAAGATTCTGTTTAAGGAAGGTGGATGTGGAACTTTTGTTCCCCTTTTCTTGAATCTTATTGCATCTGTGAGGCAGTATAATCAGCATATGGCAAATTCTGCTCCTACTGCTTCTCGTGTTGACCCACTACAAGCTGCTCAGACTCCAGTGGAGGACATGATGAGACATGC GTATGTCGATCCAAATGACCCAACCAAAATCTTTTTGCAGCAGCCGACACCCGAATCCCAATTGAGGAGGAGAACATACCATTCCCAGCCTGCTGAGAACTCCTACAAAGTTTAG
- the LOC105035368 gene encoding UPF0664 stress-induced protein C29B12.11c isoform X1 — translation MALNPQLFANGMPVPFVGEMFVLARDGVDFEIDKIPGAHGGHVKARGTIYLSNICLVFVAKKPVGNFVAFDMPLLHVHDEKFNQPIFFCNNISGFVEPVVPDDQRRSLYSTHSFKILFKEGGCGTFVPLFLNLIASVRQYNQHMANSAPTASRVDPLQAAQTPVEDMMRHAYVDPNDPTKIFLQQPTPESQLRRRTYHSQPAENSYKV, via the exons ATGGCTTTGAATCCACAGCTGTTCGCCAATGGGATGCCCGTCCCCTTCGTGGGCGAGATGTTCGTGCTGGCCCGGGATGGTGTCGACTTCGAGATCGACAAAATCCCCGG AGCTCATGGTGGTCATGTCAAAGCAAGGGGAACTATTTACTTGTCAAATATATGTTTGGTATTCGTTGCTAAGAAACCTGTTGGCAACTTTGTGGCTTTCGATATGCCCCTG TTACATGTTCATGATGAAAAGTTTAACCAGCCAATCTTTTTCTGTAACAACATATCTGGATTTGTCGAACCT GTAGTTCCAGATGATCAGCGCAGGTCTCTCTATTCCACTCATTCCTTCAAGATTCTGTTTAAGGAAGGTGGATGTGGAACTTTTGTTCCCCTTTTCTTGAATCTTATTGCATCTGTGAGGCAGTATAATCAGCATATGGCAAATTCTGCTCCTACTGCTTCTCGTGTTGACCCACTACAAGCTGCTCAGACTCCAGTGGAGGACATGATGAGACATGC GTATGTCGATCCAAATGACCCAACCAAAATCTTTTTGCAGCAGCCGACACCCGAATCCCAATTGAGGAGGAGAACATACCATTCCCAGCCTGCTGAGAACTCCTACAAAGTTTAG